In Pseudoalteromonas marina, a genomic segment contains:
- a CDS encoding sensor domain-containing diguanylate cyclase has translation MIKIISQKLYLRVALSIALVAIVVSIVSSMLSYYSDLKEKKNTNYLLVQQLAHTVEKAATIAAYLNDQELSQEIINGLLSNDIVQGASIEGKSNTKGEMELFIANGTTNKQKEAVLVKLVHPFLDDTFIGVLSIYPDDKFIQQQAQAALKKEFILMLIQSIVIAFFVSLVVQRWLTKPIQNLTDSFAKINPSKPETLKMLSFKQGKRDEISRLTQNINALMHELHLTISNEQTLRKKTQELEAKFRLIFEQASAGICLLDDKNTITTFNPAFKHYFTLPGEEKLSTLHFPELLNNVEKLQSLLLDIRSDINPPQTTLDVECKIGYKTVWFHCLFVRLTDQRQNNRSPQQEQLVEVILHDVTERAEREFQTQFEADHDPLTDLFNRRAGEKRLKKALRECAKHGQHLVLMMIDLDKFKPINDTYGHEAGDKVLIEIANRFKKRFNDNTDICIRLGGDEFIIAQQINTYDKTATQNQAIALIDELQQQVSISNTRTCAVGASIGIAIAPTDGTELHELMHNGDKTLYHVKETGRGKVAFYDDIKIR, from the coding sequence AAGAAAAACACCAACTATCTACTGGTTCAGCAGTTAGCCCATACAGTTGAAAAAGCAGCGACTATAGCTGCTTATTTAAACGATCAGGAATTAAGCCAAGAAATTATTAACGGCTTGCTAAGTAACGATATTGTGCAAGGCGCAAGCATAGAGGGTAAATCAAACACAAAAGGAGAAATGGAGTTATTTATTGCAAATGGAACTACTAATAAACAAAAAGAAGCAGTATTAGTTAAGCTTGTTCACCCTTTTCTAGATGACACTTTTATAGGCGTTTTATCAATATACCCCGACGATAAATTTATACAGCAACAAGCACAAGCCGCACTAAAAAAAGAATTCATATTAATGCTAATACAATCTATCGTCATTGCTTTTTTTGTGTCGCTTGTTGTACAAAGGTGGCTTACGAAACCTATTCAAAACCTTACTGATAGCTTTGCTAAAATTAATCCATCTAAACCTGAAACCCTTAAAATGTTAAGCTTTAAACAGGGTAAACGAGATGAAATAAGTCGATTAACACAAAATATAAATGCTTTAATGCATGAGTTGCATTTAACTATTAGCAATGAACAAACCCTACGAAAAAAAACACAAGAACTGGAAGCAAAATTTAGACTTATATTTGAACAAGCCAGTGCTGGCATTTGTTTACTGGATGATAAAAATACTATCACTACCTTTAACCCTGCGTTTAAACATTACTTTACCCTACCCGGTGAAGAAAAGTTATCAACCTTGCACTTCCCTGAATTATTAAATAACGTTGAAAAATTACAAAGTCTACTGTTAGATATTCGAAGTGATATAAATCCACCTCAAACAACATTAGATGTTGAGTGTAAAATAGGCTACAAAACGGTTTGGTTTCACTGCTTATTTGTAAGGTTAACAGACCAAAGACAAAACAACCGGAGTCCCCAGCAAGAACAATTAGTAGAAGTAATTTTACATGACGTGACCGAACGAGCAGAACGTGAATTTCAAACCCAATTTGAAGCCGATCACGATCCACTCACTGACCTATTTAATCGCCGTGCCGGCGAAAAGCGCCTAAAAAAAGCACTGCGCGAATGCGCTAAACACGGCCAACATCTTGTGCTTATGATGATTGATTTAGACAAATTTAAACCCATTAACGATACCTATGGTCACGAAGCCGGTGATAAAGTATTAATAGAGATAGCAAACCGCTTTAAAAAGCGATTTAATGACAATACTGACATATGTATCCGCCTAGGCGGTGACGAATTCATTATTGCGCAGCAAATTAATACTTACGATAAAACCGCAACACAGAACCAAGCCATAGCTCTGATTGATGAGCTACAACAACAAGTTAGTATTTCAAACACTAGAACATGCGCAGTGGGTGCAAGCATAGGTATTGCAATAGCCCCTACTGATGGCACTGAACTTCATGAATTAATGCACAACGGTGATAAAACCCTTTATCACGTAAAAGAAACAGGCCGAGGAAAAGTCGCCTTTTACGACGATATAAAAATTAGATAG